From the Hevea brasiliensis isolate MT/VB/25A 57/8 chromosome 15, ASM3005281v1, whole genome shotgun sequence genome, one window contains:
- the LOC110656488 gene encoding homeobox-leucine zipper protein HAT5 isoform X2 translates to MESGRLFFNPSSCNGNMLFLENRDPVFQGPRLSMLNMEVDTSKKRPFFSSPEELFDDEYYEEQLPEKKRRLTPEQVNLLEKSFEAENKLEPERKTQLAKTLGLQPRQVAVWFQNRRARWKTKQLERDYDLLKASYDSLLSIYDTVIKENEKLKSEVVSLTVKLETKEVTEAPVPGQKSDSVPVDTANACGVKMGVKVEDHLSSGSAGSAVVDEHSPQLLDSGDSFFQNDNYGGCLIGGPVDGVQSVEDDGSEVCRSYFSDVFLNTGGQLWMWP, encoded by the exons ATGGAGTCCGGACGGCTTTTCTTTAATCCCTCTTCTTGCAACGGGAACATGTTGTTCCTTGAGAACAGGGATCCGGTTTTTCAAG GTCCAAGATTATCAATGTTGAACATGGAGGTGGACACCTCCAAGAAGAGACCATTTTTCAGCTCGCCGGAAGAATTGTTCGATGATGAATATTACGAGGAACAGTTGCCGGAGAAGAAGCGCCGCCTTACTCCGGAGCAG GTGAACCTGCTGGAGAAGAGTTTTGAGGCAGAGAACAAACTGGAGCCAGAACGAAAGACTCAGCTGGCCAAGACGCTGGGATTGCAGCCTAGGCAGGTGGCTGTGTGGTTCCAAAACCGCAGGGCTCGATGGAAGACCAAGCAGCTTGAGAGGGACTATGATCTTCTCAAAGCTTCTTATGATTCTCTTCTCTCTATTTACGACACTGTTATCAAGGAAAATGAGAAGCTTAAATCTGAG GTCGTTTCTTTGACTGTGAAACTAGAAACCAAAGAAGTGACTGAAGCACCAGTACCAGGGCAAAAATCTGACTCCGTTCCGGTGGATACAGCCAATGCATGCGGTGTTAAAATGGGTGTGAAGGTTGAGGACCACCTGAGTTCTGGAAGTGCCGGAAGTGCAGTGGTGGATGAGCACAGTCCACAGCTTTTGGACAGTGGGGATTCATTCTTTCAGAATGATAACTATGGAGGATGTTTAATTGGAGGCCCAGTTGATGGCGTGCAATCAGTGGAGGATGACGGTAGCGAAGTTTGCCGAAGTTACTTCTCCGATGTGTTTCTGAACACCGGAGGGCAGCTGTGGATGTGGCCTTAA
- the LOC110656488 gene encoding homeobox-leucine zipper protein HAT5 isoform X1 gives MESGRLFFNPSSCNGNMLFLENRDPVFQEGPRLSMLNMEVDTSKKRPFFSSPEELFDDEYYEEQLPEKKRRLTPEQVNLLEKSFEAENKLEPERKTQLAKTLGLQPRQVAVWFQNRRARWKTKQLERDYDLLKASYDSLLSIYDTVIKENEKLKSEVVSLTVKLETKEVTEAPVPGQKSDSVPVDTANACGVKMGVKVEDHLSSGSAGSAVVDEHSPQLLDSGDSFFQNDNYGGCLIGGPVDGVQSVEDDGSEVCRSYFSDVFLNTGGQLWMWP, from the exons ATGGAGTCCGGACGGCTTTTCTTTAATCCCTCTTCTTGCAACGGGAACATGTTGTTCCTTGAGAACAGGGATCCGGTTTTTCAAG AAGGTCCAAGATTATCAATGTTGAACATGGAGGTGGACACCTCCAAGAAGAGACCATTTTTCAGCTCGCCGGAAGAATTGTTCGATGATGAATATTACGAGGAACAGTTGCCGGAGAAGAAGCGCCGCCTTACTCCGGAGCAG GTGAACCTGCTGGAGAAGAGTTTTGAGGCAGAGAACAAACTGGAGCCAGAACGAAAGACTCAGCTGGCCAAGACGCTGGGATTGCAGCCTAGGCAGGTGGCTGTGTGGTTCCAAAACCGCAGGGCTCGATGGAAGACCAAGCAGCTTGAGAGGGACTATGATCTTCTCAAAGCTTCTTATGATTCTCTTCTCTCTATTTACGACACTGTTATCAAGGAAAATGAGAAGCTTAAATCTGAG GTCGTTTCTTTGACTGTGAAACTAGAAACCAAAGAAGTGACTGAAGCACCAGTACCAGGGCAAAAATCTGACTCCGTTCCGGTGGATACAGCCAATGCATGCGGTGTTAAAATGGGTGTGAAGGTTGAGGACCACCTGAGTTCTGGAAGTGCCGGAAGTGCAGTGGTGGATGAGCACAGTCCACAGCTTTTGGACAGTGGGGATTCATTCTTTCAGAATGATAACTATGGAGGATGTTTAATTGGAGGCCCAGTTGATGGCGTGCAATCAGTGGAGGATGACGGTAGCGAAGTTTGCCGAAGTTACTTCTCCGATGTGTTTCTGAACACCGGAGGGCAGCTGTGGATGTGGCCTTAA